From Acidobacteriota bacterium, a single genomic window includes:
- the rodA gene encoding rod shape-determining protein RodA, with protein sequence MFERRLYFHIDWLLLGAILLLAGLGVAMIYSTTYDPVREVASREVYTQLYALALGVAAMAVCMSIDYRRLAEHSLLIYGCLIVLLVYVLLFGLTRGGSQRWINLRAFNLQPSEFGRMVVALVLAMYFGENRRGARTPGDLLIGAAFVSVPFVLVAKQPDLGTAVTLLPVFLGIAYIAGMRLRLLVVVAIVGALMAPVAWKYGLKDYQRQRMETFVSPERDARGAGYQQIQARITVGSGGLAGKGFMKGTQGQYKFLPVAHNDFIFSVLAEEQGFIGVLVALGLYLFIILRSLEAARLAKDRLGAYLVVGIVSGFSFQVIYNITMSAGLAPVKGLTLPLLSYGGSAVIATLAAFGLVLNVRMRRFTN encoded by the coding sequence ATGTTCGAACGCCGCCTCTACTTCCACATCGACTGGCTGCTGCTCGGCGCGATCCTGCTGCTCGCGGGGCTTGGGGTCGCGATGATCTACAGCACGACGTACGACCCGGTGAGGGAAGTCGCGTCGCGCGAGGTCTACACGCAGCTCTACGCGCTCGCGCTCGGCGTCGCCGCCATGGCGGTCTGCATGTCGATCGACTACCGCCGTCTCGCGGAGCACTCGCTGCTGATCTACGGCTGCCTGATCGTGCTCCTCGTCTACGTGCTGCTCTTCGGGCTGACGCGCGGCGGGTCGCAGCGCTGGATCAACCTGCGGGCGTTCAACCTGCAGCCCTCGGAGTTCGGGCGCATGGTCGTTGCGCTCGTCCTGGCGATGTACTTCGGCGAGAACCGCCGCGGCGCGCGCACCCCCGGCGACCTGCTCATCGGCGCCGCGTTCGTCTCGGTGCCGTTCGTGCTCGTGGCGAAGCAGCCTGACCTGGGCACCGCGGTGACGCTGCTGCCGGTGTTCCTCGGCATCGCCTACATCGCGGGCATGCGGCTGCGGCTGCTCGTCGTCGTCGCGATCGTCGGCGCCCTGATGGCGCCCGTGGCGTGGAAGTACGGCCTCAAGGATTACCAGCGCCAGCGCATGGAGACATTCGTCAGCCCCGAGCGCGACGCGCGCGGCGCCGGCTACCAGCAGATCCAGGCGCGGATCACCGTCGGCTCCGGCGGCCTGGCCGGCAAGGGATTCATGAAGGGCACCCAGGGACAATACAAGTTCCTGCCGGTCGCCCACAACGATTTCATCTTCTCGGTGCTCGCGGAGGAGCAGGGATTCATCGGCGTCCTCGTCGCGCTCGGGCTGTACCTCTTCATCATCCTCAGGTCGCTCGAAGCGGCGCGGCTCGCCAAAGACCGGCTCGGCGCGTATCTCGTCGTGGGAATCGTGTCGGGCTTCTCGTTCCAGGTGATTTACAACATCACGATGTCGGCCGGCCTCGCGCCGGTCAAAGGGCTGACGCTGCCGCTTCTGAGCTACGGCGGATCGGCCGTCATTGCCACCCTTGCTGCGTTCGGGCTCGTGCTCAACGTCCGGATGCGGCGCTTCACCAATTAG
- a CDS encoding Rne/Rng family ribonuclease: protein MNKEMIISSTGHETQVAILEDDLVVEIFIEREHQRGVAGNVYKGRVSKVLPGMQSAFVDVGLERDAFLYVSDVLAPDTDDEGLDTDDEDGAERAEGSAETPRGGNGRGDRRGRGRRDDERPDAKIEDLLKEGQEILVQVVKEPLGTKGARITSHVTMPGRFLVFMPTVDHIGVSRKIESREERSRLRGIVREFREQHGFTGGVIIRTAASGRPKDDILSDLEYFHQAWTEIQQKMSATRAPAVVMREQSLVTKLLRDLLTDEFSTIRIDDEQEHRRVVALVERMMPALLPRVKLYAKDFPIFDEYGVQQEIDKALRSKVWLKSGGYIVINQTEALVAIDVNTGRYVGKRTGRLEDTILKTNLEAVKEIVRQIRLRDLGGIIVLDLIDMEEKKNRQKVFQAVEQELRKDRSPSKALQVSDFGLVIVTRKRVKQSLERQLTEPCPYCSGSGLIKSSATICHEILSELQKIAPELDGHDVLLRVNPEIAKTLKENGGVVLKDIEQTLGRQVTVRPDAQLHHEQFDVMAL, encoded by the coding sequence ATGAACAAGGAGATGATCATCTCCTCGACCGGCCACGAAACGCAGGTGGCCATCCTCGAGGACGACCTCGTGGTCGAGATCTTCATCGAACGCGAGCATCAGCGCGGCGTGGCCGGCAACGTCTACAAGGGGCGCGTCTCCAAGGTCCTTCCGGGGATGCAGTCCGCCTTCGTGGATGTCGGCCTGGAGCGCGACGCGTTCCTGTATGTCTCTGACGTCCTCGCGCCGGACACCGACGACGAGGGGCTGGACACCGACGACGAGGACGGCGCCGAAAGAGCCGAGGGGAGCGCCGAGACGCCCCGCGGGGGCAACGGCCGTGGCGATCGCCGCGGCCGCGGCCGCCGCGACGACGAGCGGCCCGACGCCAAGATCGAAGACCTGCTGAAGGAAGGGCAGGAGATCCTCGTCCAGGTCGTCAAGGAGCCGCTCGGCACCAAGGGCGCGCGGATCACCTCGCACGTCACGATGCCCGGCCGGTTCCTGGTGTTCATGCCGACCGTCGATCACATCGGCGTGTCCCGCAAGATCGAATCCCGCGAGGAGCGCAGCCGGCTCCGCGGCATCGTCCGCGAGTTCCGCGAGCAGCACGGGTTCACGGGCGGCGTCATCATCCGCACCGCCGCATCCGGGCGCCCGAAGGACGACATCCTGAGCGACCTCGAGTACTTCCACCAGGCCTGGACCGAGATCCAGCAGAAGATGTCCGCCACGCGCGCCCCCGCCGTCGTGATGCGCGAGCAGAGCCTGGTGACGAAGCTGCTGCGCGACCTGCTGACCGACGAGTTCTCCACCATCCGGATTGACGACGAGCAGGAGCACCGGCGCGTCGTCGCGCTCGTCGAACGCATGATGCCGGCCCTGCTGCCCCGCGTGAAGCTGTACGCGAAGGACTTCCCGATCTTCGACGAGTACGGCGTGCAGCAGGAGATCGACAAGGCGCTGCGCAGCAAGGTCTGGCTCAAGTCGGGCGGCTACATCGTGATCAACCAGACCGAGGCGCTGGTCGCGATCGACGTCAACACGGGGCGGTACGTCGGCAAGCGCACGGGGCGGCTGGAGGATACGATTCTCAAGACGAACCTCGAGGCCGTGAAGGAAATCGTCCGGCAGATCCGGCTGCGCGACCTGGGGGGCATCATCGTGCTCGACCTGATCGACATGGAGGAGAAGAAGAACCGCCAGAAGGTGTTCCAGGCGGTGGAGCAGGAGCTGCGCAAGGATCGATCCCCGTCGAAGGCGCTGCAGGTCTCCGACTTCGGGCTCGTCATCGTCACGCGCAAGCGCGTGAAGCAGAGCCTCGAGCGCCAGCTCACCGAGCCGTGCCCGTACTGCTCGGGGTCAGGGTTGATCAAATCGAGCGCGACAATCTGTCACGAGATCCTGTCGGAGCTGCAGAAAATCGCGCCGGAGCTGGACGGCCACGACGTCCTGCTGCGCGTGAACCCGGAGATTGCCAAGACGCTGAAGGAAAACGGCGGGGTCGTGCTGAAGGATATCGAGCAGACGCTGGGACGCCAGGTCACCGTACGACCTGACGCCCAGCTGCATCACGAACAGTTCGACGTCATGGCACTTTGA